The following are encoded together in the Daphnia magna isolate NIES linkage group LG8, ASM2063170v1.1, whole genome shotgun sequence genome:
- the LOC123475375 gene encoding uncharacterized protein LOC123475375 has translation MPPKLFQPYGSPPPFDFDEYKDSFELWLRQWNIFLALSTIDTALPQTERVSYKANILLSCLSKPTLQAICTMGLSDIELGDPVIIIDKLRERCNAGRNCHVWRHQFALRIQREKESVDSWDTRLLGQIVYGVHSDEAQRKLLQEGATLSLNQALSTLRTAEATLMQAANLRQKDSPSIQQIKNNTTKTDTKSASRSPHPAHQRNFRRGPPAGAPPHGCWNCGAESFHPKSECPANGKECDSCGIMGHFQKVCARKSLKPETAGSIVIGSILPGELIEASVSPADSDTPTAVFFLPDTGASIDAVPRALHQSRFTATPLFPITTRAVTATGDAITSYGTFQATITVGPVNGGTPVLTTIHVLENLQQPVLSKDTQKKLGILPLDYPHWRVQQVTTYPTDLEKANRLKSLMAAHPLIFDGICRPMVGPPCHFQLADGAIPSAMRGSRPVSIPLLPKLKTELNSLEEQQIIRRVIEPTVWVHPIVIAPKKDGGIRVCVDFTPLNAFIVRPKFETATPFQAVRSIPSGMRFFTVIEALMGYHQVPLDDESAAMTTFSTPFGRYMYHRLPFGVCHAGDDYSRRVSAVFDDISNCRRIIEDILIFSETYEEHVSLVKQVFQRAADNQIAINTSKIKFAQPSILFGGYILSSTGFRPNPELLSAISRFPNPTNITEIRAFHGLCQQMGNFSDNLAAALAPLLKKSFHWEWTTQHEAAFNAARSELSSSAELSFYDPALPTALHVDASRLRGLGFILRQQGPNGKWNVVQAGSRFLSDVETRYAMIELECLGAAWAMQKCRQFLEGLPSFLLLTDHRPLIPILNDYNLDKLDNPRILRLRLKMQRYAFTARWIPGKENLMADALSRSPIHPAYPVDELAEGPASFSTRVALVSTIDGSDPCTSDPLLDKVSAAAVVDPVMIALRDVIRSGFPNEKCNLPLPLRPFWCVRSLLAIDKDDDIIVMGCRVVIPEAVRREVLQNLLLMHQGATKLRQRARRRPCIGRPWIVRSLPQPVLATLALNIVPHIRRNLCCHTRKRRGHQFSGWPHVILFPDKNTSARKVVDAVRSFFSFGAGAPIKFWSDGGTQFTADEFQSFLREWGISHGISSAGYPQSNGFAEVSVKSMKKLIRGSWSAVSFDMDQFSKGLLLYRNAPLSGGASPAQLVFNRPVRDCLPAHRRAFAPQWQKSAVQLEKQALRARTLRAAHFNLQAHPLPPFSIGDSVVIQNHLTKRWSTPGIIVETGSFRDYLIKTPAGRLFRRNRRLLRRHYPAASPAPPVHGPPDSPAPPPPSTTSAPNPPKPDGPATPAAAAPRRSTRIRNKFNRK, from the exons ATGCCCCCAAAGCTATTCCAGCCCTACGGCTCCCCGCCACCGTTCGATTTTGACGAATATAAAGACTCCTTTGAGCTTTGGCTGCGGCAGTGGAATATATTTTTGGCCTTATCTACCATCGATACAGCCCTTCCTCAAACGGAGCGCGTGTCCTACAAGGCAAATATCCTCCTGTCCTGCTTATCAAAGCCCACGTTACAGGCCATTTGCACGATGGGCCTGTCTGACATCGAACTTGGGGACCCCGTTATTATTATCGATAAGCTTCGTGAACGGTGTAACGCTGGGAGGAATTGCCACGTTTGGCGTCATCAATTTGCCCTTCGTATCCAACGTGAAAAAGAATCCGTGGACAGTTGG GATACCCGTTTGCTAGGCCAAATCGTTTATGGCGTCCACAGCGACGAAGCTCAGCGCAAATTATTGCAGGAAGGTGCTACGCTATCCCTCAACCAAGCTTTATCAACACTGCGCACGGCCGAAGCAACACTGATGCAGGCAGCTAACCTGCGGCAGAAAGATTCACCATCTATccagcaaataaaaaacaacacCACCAAAACCGACACAAAGTCCGCATCTCGTTCCCCACACCCAGCTCACCAACGCAACTTCCGGCGCGGCCCGCCAGCAGGTGCCCCACCGCACGGATGTTGGAACTGCGGAGCCGAATCGTTCCACCCAAAGTCTGAGTGCCCAGCTAATGGGAAAGAATGTGACAGCTGTGGCATAATGGGCCACTTTCAGAAAGTCTGCGCAAGAAAATCTTTGAAACCCGAAACAGCGGGAAGCATTGTCATCGGATCCATTTTACCAGGAGAACTTATTGAAGCCAGCGTCTCACCCGCAGACAGTGACACGCCTACAGCAGTATTTTTCCTGCCCGACACGGGCGCTTCAATCGATGCCGTGCCACGTGCACTCCACCAATCGCGGTTCACCGCGACACCACTTTTCCCTATCACTACGCGGGCAGTAACGGCGACTGGTGATGCCATAACGTCATATGGCACCTTTCAGGCAACTATCACCGTAGGACCCGTCAACGGAGGAACACCAGTACTTACCACCATTCACGTCCTTGAAAATCTCCAGCAACCGGTTCTATCAAAagacacgcaaaaaaaactCGGCATCCTTCCCCTGGATTACCCCCATTGGCGCGTTCAGCAAGTCACAACCTATCCTACGGATTTGGAGAAAGCCAATAGGCTCAAATCCTTAATGGCTGCTCATCCCCTTATCTTTGACGGTATATGTCGTCCCATGGTAGGCCCACCTTGCCACTTCCAGTTAGCCGACGGAGCCATACCATCCGCGATGAGAGGATCGCGGCCAGTCTCCATCCCATTGCTCCCAAAACTCAAAACAGAGCTGAATTCGCTCGAAGAGCAACAAATCATCCGCAGAGTCATTGAGCCGACGGTATGGGTCCACCCTATAGTCATTGCTCCGAAAAAGGACGGCGGCATACGCGTGTGCGTTGATTTTACCCCTCTTAACGCCTTCATCGTCCGGCCAAAATTCGAAACGGCCACCCCGTTTCAGGCTGTCCGCTCGATTCCATCCGGGATGCGCTTCTTCACTGTCATCGAAGCGTTAATGGGATACCACCAGGTGCCATTAGACGACGAGTCAGCGGCGATGACCACCTTCTCTACCCCGTTCGGCCGCTATATGTACCACCGGTTGCCTTTCGGAGTTTGCCACGCCGGCGACGACTACAGCCGACGCGTTTCAGCTGTATTCGATGATATCTCCAATTGCCGTCGGATAATCGAAGACATCCTCATATTCTCCGAAACGTACGAAGAACACGTTTCTCTCGTCAAACAAGTGTTCCAGCGCGCTGCCGACAATCAAATCGCCATCAACACcagtaaaatcaaatttgcGCAGCCGTCCATTCTGTTTGGCGGCTATATCCTGAGCAGCACCGGCTTCCGGCCCAACCCGGAACTCTTATCAGCCATAAGTCGGTTTCCTAACCCCACCAACATAACGGAAATAAGAGCATTCCACGGTCTATGCCAGCAGATGGGCAATTTCTCCGACAATTTAGCGGCAGCACTTGCCCCCCTCCTAAAAAAGAGTTTCCATTGGGAATGGACAACACAGCACGAAGCCGCCTTCAATGCTGCCCGCTCAGAACTATCGTCTTCCGCCGAGCTGTCTTTTTACGACCCAGCGCTACCCACGGCCCTCCATGTCGATGCCTCCCGCCTGAGAGGTCTCGGTTTCATCCTCCGTCAGCAAGGTCCAAATGGGAAATGGAACGTGGTCCAGGCCGGGTCACGTTTTCTTTCAGACGTGGAGACACGCTACGCCATGATCGAGCTGGAGTGCCTGGGCGCGGCATGGGCTATGCAGAAGTGCCGGCAATTTTTGGAAGGCCTCCCATCATTCCTCCTCCTCACGGATCATCGGCCGCTCATCCCGATCCTAAACGACTACAACTTAGATAAACTCGATAACCCGCGGATCCTGCGCCTGCGTCTAAAAATGCAGCGTTATGCGTTCACTGCCCGCTGGATCCCTGGAAAGGAGAATTTAATGGCCGACGCCCTCTCGCGTTCCCCTATCCACCCCGCATATCCAGTGGATGAACTGGCAGAAGGCCCAGCATCATTCTCCACCCGTGTGGCGCTGGTATCCACCATCGACGGCTCAGACCCCTGCACAAGCGACCCGCTTTTAGACAAAGTGTCAGCTGCCGCCGTGGTTGATCCTGTCATGATTGCTTTACGTGACGTCATCCGATCCGGTTTTCCCAACGAGAAATGCAACTTACCGTTGCCCCTTCGTCCTTTCTGGTGCGTCAGAAGCCTTCTCGCCATCGACAAAGACGACGATATCATCGTCATGGGCTGTCGTGTCGTCATTCCGGAGGCCGTTCGTCGCGAGGTCCTCCAAAATCTCCTCTTGATGCACCAGGGGGCAACAAAACTACGGCAACGGGCCCGCCGACGACCATGTATTGGCCGTCCATGGATAGTGAGATCATTACCGCAGCCCGTGCTTGCCACACTTGCGCTGAACATCGTCCCTCACATCCGCCGGAACCTTTGCTGCCACACCAGAAAGCGTCGCGGCC ACCAATTCAGTGGATGGCCTCATGTCATCCTATTTCCGGACAAGAACACCTCTGCGCGCAAGGTGGTCGACGCTGTCCGCTCCTTTTTCTCCTTTGGCGCGGGTGCACCAATCAAATTTTGGTCGGATGGCGGAACCCAGTTTACTGCAGACGAATTTCAATCCTTCCTTCGTGAATGGGGCATCAGCCACGGCATTTCCTCCGCAGGATACCCTCAATCTAACGGCTTTGCGGAAGTATCTGTTAAGAGCATGAAAAAGCTCATCCGTGGATCGTGGTCAGCGGTCTCCTTCGACATGGACCAGTTCAGCAAAGGCCTCCTACTCTACCGCAACGCTCCGCTGTCTGGCGGAGCTTCTCCCGCCCAGCTAGTTTTTAATCGGCCCGTCAGAGATTGCCTTCCGGCCCACCGCCGCGCATTCGCACCCCAATGGCAAAAATCGGCTGTACAACTTGAGAAGCAGGCCTTGCGTGCCCGCACCCTTCGTGCTGCCCATTTCAACCTGCAGGCGCACCCTCTCCCTCCGTTTTCCATCGGTGATTCCGTTGTCATTCAAAACCACCTAACTAAACGCTGGTCAACCCCTGGTATCATCGTCGAAACCGGCTCATTTCGCGATTATTTAATCAAGACCCCAGCTGGTCGGCTCTTCCGCCGCAATCGTCGTCTTTTGCGTCGTCACTACCCCGCGGCGTCACCAGCCCCGCCTGTTCATGGCCCACCGGATTCTCCCGCACCCCCACCCCCCTCAACAACTTCCGCTCCCAATCCGCCAAAGCCGGATGGTCCAGCAACACCGGCAGCCGCCGCCCCTCGTCGTTCTACCCGGATCCGCAACAAGttcaacagaaaataa
- the LOC116935017 gene encoding uncharacterized protein LOC116935017 has translation MVGSTANPGEATASQAPPDVGQADVVGPTTYDPFVTQRTCKAIRSQITRTCRKITNIIQAEGSRGAIQGLVNHAKSLLDTACKLQQQLIDVVDDATVDKQHDIHLNYVQSDECGRVFAYRPNGTRFNREHVQVYDTSGRKTVPVWACFSSVDWGPFIKINGRFVKEKYIEILEEELLPWVRQHYGEQQVHFVQDKSPIHTARIIPQWFREHPQIDLLPWPSKGADMNPIENAWGDIVQDFDCRHARTADDVFNHARDNWIRYNQRPNYWQILSNSMPKRLNLVVEANESDFKEYLERRKADTATEASSFHGFSAAHGSQRPPLPTRIPPRSQAVSYHSIAPVPSRHSPASARSCPNPSQQESSSSDEADAAREALQQLELAGRNTTTPDNEQGESRVLRWVEGQQLCRQEDSAPDAWIDLYRDGRLYTTRREFSGASSSIRAELGEFNGKALEWFSWIDLFRALMHDTPKAPAEKLAILQRHLRGEVLDVVYGLGGGESAYAEALGRLKENYGRRDVMRAALMQALEKLSIYKQDPSSFRRFAEKTRTFLYDLSRIGESATADVIERLCLKLPFADRLLWNTDRGGDLERRSLNEFGNWLCRRAMAYQNAYTIAEEQSQESQPRPKERYSTRSHAANADSNRSLSGGKAAKPFYCFKCEGRHPMETCAQFKELPSKDRLLFCMRHKLCFNCFGTNHTSRECKIKKHCNVTGCKHWHHVLLHDVNVKPENGSNSATARCNATQIKTAVGMVQAQVYDVDGNIVLANVFLDEGSDSTLFREGFIRKLRLDGTPHTLSVDGAGGVRSKYASRRVQVRLRLFDGEEETLKGSTLPTVASPAPVLEWSALKQRWKHLQDLPLQPSGGRVDILLGSDQAHFTTALESRIGKKFEPTAILTRLGWIVRGVLGSGLLEAVVKSHAIFAADEDVDVLVQQMKRFCDSEEFGTEHQIPGMSESEKQAVQILEAGTRRLDVGYEVPITWKTGEPNLSNNRSLAEKRMKSLLRRFYEDPIFEEDYRLAMEKNFKMGYAVYVEDPPDSHSEYYLAHHGVKKGKKWRVVFDAAAKFNGRCLNDSIHSGPALQNSLTSVIIKFREGEIAWASDVEAMFSRIRLRTEDSRYFRFLWNQRGETESRVCEMRRLPFGATCSPFIAIATTRRAAADFAGPSFVSKAIEHKMYVDDYLSSAKAIHLAIQEATGVQEALAAGDLHLQGWISNSVEFLNLLSVDVKASLVEERSLDGDHEEKVLGVYWNPTTDVLTFKLQIQGLQWTDEVSGEAEQWRKKWFETLKQLNDLEIPRCLFEREDFIVRTELHSFGDASKEAYAAVVYLRNVYVDGTVLVPHVRASTKLAPKKTISIPKLELNAALLAARLVRTVQMALTRTIHARYLWTDSSTVRNWIRATASKYQVYVSHRIGEIQTLTEPQEWRFLPGRINPADVATRSTLGEEIFPSYWWCGVEFLQHPEDRWPADLPWMLEVEEIRPVLANVVQCESSALDWEKMKITGEEIPALVKLQDPFLELVRRCQEEVYSAELSCLQKGKWIPSTSSLLKLSPILGKDGLIRLGGRAGRAQLPYEEIHPPVLPAGHKFTVNVVRAFHLMLKHVGTDYQISFIRQHFWIPRGQELVKKVRRECTVCRRERAKPGEQLLAELHISRLEAGTPPFTRTACDLFGPLDVGLSRNRTAKRWGVLFTCLVTRAVYLELVTSLSSDDFLLILRRFIGLYGQPGVFHTDNGTNFVGAERELRKAAEALFADPKLADFIRSKPMEWKFQPPRTPHFGGAHESFVKSTKRALYRALDAEKLKLQYPSEETLRTLLYEVAGLLNGRPLTAASNDPADFRPLIPADFLNRVNTACPPVGHFDDALPRERYRYLQRVLNLFWEIWKKVYLQSLVSRSKWKNPKPNFAGGDVVLEIDSSLRRSQWNLGRVTKTYPGADGLVRVVDVQFERGLFRRGIGQLALLETGSSAGSP, from the exons ATGGTCGGATCCACGGCGAATCCAGGAGAAGCAACGGCATCTCAAGCGCCGCCAGATGTTGGGCAAGCAGACGTTGTTGGCCCCACGACCTACGATCCCTTTGTAACACAACGGACATGCAAGGCCATACGTTCTCAGATTACGAGAACGTGTAGAAAGATCACGAACATCATTCAAGCAGAAGGCTCTAGAGGAGCTATACAAGGCTTAGTCAACCATGCCAAGTCCCTGCTGGACACTGCGTGCAAGCTCCAGCAGCAGTTGATCGACGTGGTAGACGACGCCACGGTCGACAAGCAACACGATATCCACCTGAACTACGTACa GTCTGACGAGTGTGGCCGTGTTTTTGCCTATAGGCCAAATGGAACGAGGTTCAATCGCGAACACGTTCAAGTGTATGACACCAGCGGCAGAAAAACCGTTCCCGTTTGGGCTTGTTTTTCGTCCGTCGACTGGGGGCcatttataaaaattaatggccgatttgtaaaagaaaaatatatagaaattTTGGAAGAGGAACTTCTTCCATGGGTTCGCCAACATTATGGCGAACAACAAGTTCATTTTGTGCAGGATAAGTCTCCCATACACACAGCCCGCATCATCCCTCAATGGTTTCGTGAGCACCCTCAAATTGACTTACTGCCGTGGCCTTCCAAGGGTGCGGACATGAACCCCATCGAAAATGCGTGGGGCGACATTGTTCAAGATTTTGACTGCCGCCATGCCAGGACCGCAGACGACGTCTTCAATCACGCCCGTGATAACTGGATCCGTTATAACCAGCGACCAAACTATTGGCAGATTCTATCTAATTCGATGCCAAAGCGGTTAAATTTAGTCGTAGAGGCCAATG AGTCAGATTTTAAAGAATACTTGGAGAGAAGAAAGGCAGATACGGCTACAGAAGCAAGCTCTTTCCATGGGTTTTCCGCAGCACATGGTAGCCAGAGGCCGCCACTTCCCACCAGGATACCCCCACGCAGCCAAGCCGTGTCTTATCATAGTATAGCTCCTGTACCTTCTCGCCACAGCCCAGCTTCAGCACGTTCATGTCCTAACCCCTCCCAGCAAGAGAGCAGCTCCTCCGATGAAGCAGATGCAGCCAGAGAAGCGCTTCAACAACTTGAGTTGGCCGGAAGGAATACTACGACACCGGACAACGAACAAGGAGAGTCCAGAGTCCTTAGGTGGGTTGAAGGACAGCAGCTATGCAGACAGGAAGATTCAGCCCCTGACGCATGGATTGACCTCTACCGGGACGGCCGATTGTACACCACCCGACGAGAGTTTTCTGGTGCGTCCTCTTCCATCAGAGCTGAGTTGGGAGAGTTCAATGGAAAGGCGTTGGAGTGGTTTAGTTGGATAGACCTCTTTCGAGCCCTGATGCACGATACCCCGAAGGCCCCGGCAGAAAAGTTGGCGATACTACAGAGGCATCTGCGAGGCGAAGTGTTGGACGTGGTCTATGGACTCGGAGGAGGCGAATCTGCATATGCCGAAGCGTTGGGTCGCTTAAAGGAGAACTACGGAAGAAGAGACGTCATGCGCGCTGCCTTGATGCAAGCACTGGAGAAACTCAGCATTTACAAGCAGGATCCCAGCTCCTTCCGAAGATTTGCTGAGAAGACCCGTACCTTCCTTTACGACCTGTCCAGAATTGGAGAATCCGCAACGGCGGACGTGATCGAACGTTTATGTCTGAAGTTGCCCTTTGCCGACCGGTTGTTATGGAACACCGATCGGGGAGGTGATCTGGAACGACGTTCTCTGAATGAGTTTGGCAATTGGCTATGTCGGAGAGCTATGGCTTATCAAAACGCTTATACCATAGCAGAAGAACAGTCACAAGAGTCTCAACCACGACCGAAGGAGAGGTATTCCACAAGATCGCATGCGGCCAATGCTGACAGTAATCGAAGTCTGAGCGGTGGGAAAGCAGCCAAACCCTTCTATTGTTTCAAATGCGAAGGCCGACATCCGATGGAAACCTGTGCCCAGTTTAAGGAGCTGCCCAGTAAAGACAGGCTGCTCTTTTGTATGCGGCACAAATTATGCTTCAACTGCTTCGGGACAAATCATACATCACGAGAATGTAAGATCAAGAAACATTGCAACGTCACTGGATGTAAGCACTGGCATCACGTTCTTTTACACGATGTTAACGTTAAACCAGAGAACGGCTCCAATTCGGCGACTGCCCGGTGCAACGCGACGCAAATCAAGACAGCAGTGGGGATGGTCCAAGCGCAAGTGTACGACGTCGACGGGAATATCGTCCTAGCCAATGTTTTCCTGGATGAAGGGAGCGACAGCACTCTCTTCCGAGAAGGTTTCATCCGGAAGCTGAGATTAGATGGGACACCACACACGCTCTCAGTCGACGGTGCCGGAGGCGTGAGAAGTAAATATGCATCCAGACGTGTACAAGTACGACTCCGTTTGTTCGatggagaagaagaaacactGAAGGGTTCTACCCTACCTACAGTGGCGAGTCCAGCTCCTGTGCTGGAATGGAGTGCACTGAAACAGAGGTGGAAACATCTACAAGACCTTCCGTTGCAGCCAAGCGGAGGGAGAGTGGATATTCTGTTGGGGAGTGATCAAGCTCACTTCACGACTGCCCTGGAATCCCGAATCGGCAAGAAGTTCGAGCCAACTGCAATACTTACACGATTGGGTTGGATCGTACGTGGAGTACTCGGAAGTGGACTTCTGGAAGCAGTAGTCAAGAGCCATGCCATTTTCGCAGCAGACGAGGACGTAGACGTTCTAGTTCAGCAGATGAAACGATTCTGTGACAGTGAAGAATTCGGCACCGAACACCAGATTCCCGGCATGTCCGAGTCGGAGAAACAAGCAGTGCAGATACTGGAGGCAGGCACCCGAAGATTGGACGTGGGATACGAGGTCCCTATTACGTGGAAAACCGGGGAGCCGAACCTTTCGAATAACCGAAGTCTGGcagagaaaagaatgaaatctCTGCTACGCCGATTCTACGAAGACCCCATATTTGAAGAAGACTATCGCCTGGCGATGGAGAAGAATTTTAAGATGGGATATGCGGTCTACGTCGAAGATCCACCCGATAGTCATTCGGAATATTACCTAGCTCATCACGGAGTGAAAAAGGGTAAAAAATGGCGAGTAGTTTTCGACGCCGCAGCAAAATTCAATGGAAGATGTTTGAATGACAGCATCCACAGTGGTCCAGCGCTACAGAATTCGTTAACGTCCGTCATCATCAAATTTCGCGAGGGAGAAATCGCTTGGGCATCCGACGTAGAAGCGATGTTCAGTCGCATTCGTCTTAGGACCGAAGACTCAcgttattttcgttttctgtgGAACCAAAGAGGGGAGACGGAATCGCGAGTATGTGAGATGCGGAGACTGCCGTTTGGGGCCACCTGTTCCCCATTTATTGCAATCGCCACTACTCGAAGAGCAGCAGCTGATTTTGCCGGACCCTCGTTCGTGTCCAAAGCCATTGAACACAAGATGTACGTGGACGATTATTTGAGTTCAGCGAAGGCAATCCACCTTGCCATTCAAGAAGCGACTGGAGTTCAAGAGGCGTTGGCGGCGGGTGATCTACATCTCCAAGGATGGATCTCAAATTCCGTTGAGTTCTTGAACCTGCTGTCCGTCGACGTCAAAGCTAGTCTTGTTGAAGAACGTTCCCTTGACGGAGATCATGAAGAAAAGGTGCTTGGGGTGTACTGGAATCCTACTACCGACGTGCTCACTTTTAAA CTTCAGATCCAAGGGCTTCAATGGACTGACGAGGTGTCAGGAGAGGCAGAGCAGTGGAGAAAGAAATGGTTCGAGACATTGAAGCAGCTCAACGACTTAGAGATTCCACGTTGTCTATTCGAGAGGGAAGATTTTATCGTTCGGACGGAGTTGCACAGTTTCGGAGACGCTTCAAAAGAGGCGTACGCTGCAGTGGTTTACCTGAGAAACGTGTACGTCGATGGAACAGTGTTAGTCCCACATGTACGAGCGTCGACGAAGCTGGCTCCGAAAAAGACGATTTCCATCCCTAAACTCGAATTGAACGCAGCCTTGCTGGCGGCTAGATTGGTGCGTACCGTACAAATGGCTCTCACTCGTACCATTCACGCACGTTATTTGTGGACGGACAGCAGTACCGTTAGAAACTGGATAAGAGCAACTGCATCCAAATACCAAGTGTACGTCAGTCACCGTATAGGCGAGATTCAAACGTTGACAGAGCCACAGGAGTGGAGGTTTCTGCCAGGTCGGATTAATCCGGCAGACGTTGCGACCCGTTCCACGCTCGGAGAAGAGATCTTTCCGTCTTACTGGTGGTGTGGCGTAGAATTCCTACAACATCCCGAAGATCGTTGGCCAGCTGATCTGCCCTGGATGTTGGAGGTTGAAGAGATTCGGCCGGTTCTTGCTAACGTGGTCCAGTGCGAATCGTCGGCGCTGGACTGGGAGAAGATGAAGATTACAGGTGAGGAGATCCCAGCGTTGGTGAAGCTGCAAGACCCCTTCCTCGAACTTGTACGACGGTGTCAAGAGGAGGTGTATTCTGCAGAGCTTAGTTGTCTACAGAAGGGAAAGTGGATCCCTTCCACCTCAAGTCTGTTAAAGTTATCACCGATACTCGGAAAGGACGGATTAATTCGGCTAGGGGGTAGAGCTGGACGCGCTCAACTGCCTTACGAAGAAATTCATCCTCCTGTACTCCCAGCAGGACATAAATTTACCGTGAACGTTGTCAGGGCTTTCCACTTGATGCTCAAACACGTCGGGACTGACTACCAAATTAGTTTCATTAGACAACACTTTTGGATTCCCCGTGGTCAGGAATTAGTCAAGAAGGTTCGTCGGGAATGCACCGTTTGTCGAAGAGAGCGAGCCAAACCGGGTGAGCAGCTCTTGGCGGAACTTCACATATCACGTTTGGAAGCAGGAACCCCGCCTTTCACCCGAACAGCTTGCGATCTGTTCGGTCCACTGGACGTAGGCCTCTCTAGAAATAGAACCGCCAAAAGATGGGGAGTTCTATTTACGTGCCTGGTAACCCGCGCCGTTTATTTGGAGTTGGTGACGTCTTTATCTTCAGATGATTTCCTCCTCATCTTACGTCGATTCATTGGTCTGTATGGTCAACCCGGAGTTTTCCATACTGACAACGGGACCAATTTCGTAGGAGCAGAACGTGAACTGAGAAAAGCAGCTGAAGCCCTATTCGCCGATCCAAAGTTAGCAGACTTCATCCGGAGCAAGCCGATGGAATGGAAATTCCAACCTCCCAGAACGCCACACTTCGGCGGGGCTCACGAATCCTTCGTTAAGTCGACTAAAAGGGCACTCTACCGAGCGTTAGATGCAGAGAAATTGAAGTTGCAGTATCCGTCTGAAGAAACGTTACGTACTTTATTATACGAAGTAGCCGGCTTATTGAATGGGCGACCGCTGACAGCCGCGAGCAATGATCCAGCCGATTTCCGACCGTTAATTCCGGCCGACTTTCTGAACCGGGTCAACACGGCGTGCCCACCCGTCGGCCACTTTGATGACGCCCTACCTCGAGAGAGATACAGATACTTGCAACGTGTACTCAATCTGTTTTGGGAAATTTGGAAGAAAGTTTATTTGCAGTCTTTGGTTTCCCGTTCCAAATGGAAGAACCCGAAACCTAATTTTGCTGGTGGAGATGTGGTACTCGAAATCGATAGCTCTTTGAGAAGAAGCCAGTGGAATCTTGGAAGGGTTACGAAAACCTATCCCGGAGCTGACGGTTTAGTTCGTGTCGTGGACGTTCAATTTGAGAGAGGCCTATTTCGACGAGGAATTGGACAGCTAGCTCTGCTGGAGACCGGCTCATCCGCTGGATCGCCCTAA